From a region of the Panicum virgatum strain AP13 chromosome 2K, P.virgatum_v5, whole genome shotgun sequence genome:
- the LOC120695060 gene encoding uncharacterized protein LOC120695060, with amino-acid sequence MTKHMFLDICHAVSAKNDYFKRKCNAAGLAGFTTVQKVTAALRILAYGGAADRLDEYFHMGESTILESVREFTSTMIDIYGDWYLRQPNAQDVAKLLAKAEERGFPGMLGSIDCMHWEWEKCPTRLHGQYRGHHKKPTIILEAVASHNLHIWHAFFGMPGSLNNINVLHRSHVFDSISSGTCAPVNFNVNGTDYNMGYLLADGIYPPWRTLVKGLRCPQTMKEKYFTSKQSAYRKDVERAFGVLQAKYQIVKGPARTWKPSELKKIMECVVIMHNMGIEYEEGLEELRAEDYEDATPARLNPNRNVPEIHRLIAGHRQIESRSGHDQLTADLMEHVWSTYGSQ; translated from the coding sequence ATGACGAAGCATATGTTCTTGGACATATGCCACGCGGTGTCGGCAAAGAATGACTACTTCAAGCGTAAGTGTAACGCCGCCGGTCTTGCTGGTTTCACAACCGTTCAAAAGGTAACAGCAGCGTTGCGTATACTTGCATACGGGGGTGCTGCAGATCGCCTTGATGAGTACTTTCATATGGGCGAGTCTACAATTCTAGAGAGCGTGAGGGAGTTCACAAGTACCATGATTGACATATATGGGGATTGGTACCTACGACAGCCTAATGCGCAGGATGTTGCAAAGTTGTTGGCAAAGGCTGAAGAGAGGGGATTTCCTGGGATGCTTGGGAGTATAGATTGTATGCATTGGGAGTGGGAGAAATGCCCAACTAGGCTACATGGCCAATACAGGGGACACCACAAAAAACCAACTATTATCCTTGAGGCCGTAGCTAGCCACAACCTCCATATTTGGCATGCTTTCTTTGGAATGCCAGGGTCATTGAACAATATCAACGTTCTGCATCGATCCCATGTATTTGATAGCATCTCCAGTGGTACATGTGCCCCTGTGAACTTCAATGTCAATGGTACGGACTACAACATGGGTTATCTCCTCGCAGATGGTATTTACCCACCATGGAGGACTTTGGTGAAGGGGCTACGTTGCCCACAGACAATGAAGGAAAAGTATTTCACATCTAAGCAATCAGCCTATAGAAAGGATGTGGAACGAGCTTTTGGTGTGCTCCAAGCAAAATATCAGATTGTGAAAGGGCCAGCCCGAACGTGGAAGCCATCAgaactaaaaaaaattatggaGTGTGTCGTCATCATGCATAACATGGGCATTGAGTATGAGGAAGGCCTGGAGGAGCTTAGGGCAGAGGACTACGAGGATGCAACTCCAGCAAGGCTCAACCCCAATCGGAATGTGCCTGAGATCCATCGGTTGATAGCTGGTCATCGGCAGATTGAAAGCCGGTCAGGTCATGATCAGCTAACTGCAGACCTCATGGAGCATGTGTGGTCCACATATGGATCACAGTAA